The genomic interval AGGCCTTCGATTACATTAGTCGAATGAAAGTCAAACCAAGCGCGTCCTCAATTGCTGCTCAAGTGCAAGACCTTGGACAAGCATGAACACCTACGATCGCAATTTCCATCCAACGATAACGCCGAGAGCAAAGCACCAGCACACCGCCACGTCCGGCTTCTCATGAGCGTACTGTTGCAATTGCCCGAGAAGGTTTTTTGCGGGCGTAGCTATAAAATGCTCGGCGGCAGCCTGGCCGTGGCGGCTCAGTGCTTCGCCGACGCTTCGATCAGAAGACTCATTGTCGGATTTCGGCGTGGAGGTCTTCGGACCGCGCGACTGAGATGGTGCATTGGACATAATGGTGTTTCCAGTAATGCGATGGTGTGAGCAGTTAAGTTCGCCTATCGTCGCCCAGCGTTGGGGAGGCAGGATTGCAGTAACGATTCTTTCTGCTGAGAACGAAAGTAGGCCGCAGTGGCAAGCACGCCCCACGCCACGCCTGTGACGAAAATCAGACCGCCGACAACGCCAGGCCGTTCGTCGACTTCGTATCGGACACGTTCAATGGCTGATTGAACCGGTGGAACAATGTGCTGGCTGACTTGTTCACCTAAGTGACCTGCACGTTGCAACACTGACGGTGCTGGAGCAAACTCCCGCACCACGGCTTGAATTTCCTCAGCGGATGTTTCGGTAGCCACTCTCAGAAAGTGTTCGATCTCGAAGACATCACAGCGGAGCGATTCGACATCACGTTGATCGAGATGCGGCCACCGCTCGGTGATTGCTGCCTTGACTCGAGCCCAAGGTTCTTCCGACCAGTGAGAATCACTGGGAAGCTTCTTCGCCACGTTGGTTTCAGTCTTTGGATTCACATCTGCACTCCTGTGCAAAAGTTTGTTAGGGGAAACGCATCCGCGATGCCAACGATGCGAATGGCAACAACGGTGTCCGTCCAAAAACGTGTCGGAGACACTGCAACTTTTCGGCTCCGCAAATGGCGAGAGTGCGTGACGTACTGGTGAAGTGGGCAGGGCTACTGCTCGGCACCAACAAACGCGGCTTCGGCATCCGCATGGACGCCATCACGCGAAATGATTCGTTCGAAGTCACCTCGCAACGCTTTCAGCGCGTAGCGTTCCTCATTGATCTCGGCTGATGTGCGGAACCCCATTCGTCGCAGGATCGGCAGTGGGGGACACCAACCTTGCAGTGCATGTTGAAACAGGAATCCGGTCACCAAACCGGGAAGTAGAAGCCATCGTTTGTCGACTGTCGCCGACAACACCACTCCAGAAAAGGCGAGTGCCGAGGCATTGCATTCAAGCGCCCGCTCGATGTCCCATTCGTGATCGAGTTCCAGAAGACGGTCGCTCACTTCCTGCGGCGACCTCGTCGAATAGAATGCAATTCGCTCACGCGTCTGCTCAGCGATTTGCCGATTGGTGGCATCGCAAGTATGCAACTCAACGCGTTGATTCGTCGCTGGTATCATCGGTTTCTCCACTTTCGGGTTTGAAAAAGCTCCAGTTGCCGCTTCTCGATTGTTGAGCATACGTTGTTACGGTCCATAGATTTGCGGTTTCAGGAACGCAACTGATTCGCCGAAGCGTGTCCGGGCTTTTGGAAAGACTATCTGGCCAGCAAATAACGCAAAAACTGTTCCGCTCATTTGCTGTGGAGGCTCAAGTCGGATCGGAACATCTTTTGCACGCCCACCGTTTTCAACGGCATTGCGACTTTTCCAACAACGATTGGATCAGTCAATTCAAATCAACCTTCACAGGAGTCGGTTTTAGTGCCCAAGCAGCCTACAAAACGAATTCGGAGAACTGATCCTGACGTAGTGGACGCGAAACTTCCACTGAATGATCAGCTAACGGTCGAGATGCTCGGAACTACGTCACAGATGAACTCGGGACCCGAAAACGGCGAGCTGTTGCTTCGTGGCACTGAAAGAATGAATGGATCGTCGACACGGGGCAACGGTGTTGACAACGCGGTCAATTGGAACGGTGCGATCTGCTTTGACCGCAATGCGGCGGACGACGCGACCAACCATTTGTCCGAGAGCGGCGACGCCCTGCGCACCGAAGATCCGGTGCCTTTAGACGTCTGGCTCGCCAGGCCTGAAGACGGCTAAGTCAAAACAGAAGCGTTCCGATGCACTGCTAAGAGCACAATGCCGATTTCCACGCTTACCCTACATTGATTCCCTTCTTGGAGATAACGTCATGGCTGAGTGGACTGATAAAGATGAACGGCAGTACGAGCACATCAAAGACAGCCAACTTGAGCGAGGCAAACCGGAAGATGATGCGAAAGAGGTCGCTGCCCGAACAGTGAATAAACAGCGGCGAGAGGACGGACGAACTCCGAACCAAACGACGCAGGGCACCGGGAATCCTAACACGCCGCTGGAAGATCGCACGGTCGATGAACTTCGCAATCGAGCCGCCGAGTTAAACATCAAAGGTCGTAGCAAAATGAGAAAGTCAGAACTCATCGAGGCAATTCGCAACGCCAGCTAAGGTTGATTTCTCGGTAATGAGTGTATCATCCCTTGACCCGTTTACGGATTTGCTCGTCAACAGCTGTGTCGGCTCGGGCCGGCATCTATTCGGCAATCACAGACGATGCTGACCCTCGCCGTTTTCGACGCGTTGACAGCTGACATCGCGATAGACACTCAGTCCGCACGTGCTGGAAAACTTGAATTCCTCGGCATTTCCCAGCGGCGAATTGCGTGGTCGCTACCCGCCTCATTTCCAAAGCTCGCTCCGCCCTTTCCTCCGCCGCCCGACAGCAGATATCGACCATCTGGGGAGACGGTAATTGCCCAGGCAATCTCATGATGATCGCTTAAACGATACAGTTCGTCACCTGACTGAGCATCCCATATACGCACCGTTCCATCACCAAGTGCTCCAATGACTTGCATTCCATCTTGGGAAAACTTAACACCAAAAACTCTAACGCCATTGGTCGCGATGCGACACCGCGACTGTCCCGCAGCGACATCCCAAACAATTGCCTCGCTGCCGCCACAACTGGCCGCGAACTGTCCGTCAGCCGAAAAGGAAATGTCCTCAACTGGACTGGAGTGGCCAGAGAGCATGTGAATCCGTTTCCGTTGGGCAACGTCGTACAAGTACAGCAGCTCAGCTGACGCAGCAAGGACATGCTGAGAAGTAGGTGAGATTGCGACGGCGAGAACACGATCTGGCAGACGATCCAAATCCTCAAGTTTTTCGCTCGCTTCAATGTCCCATAGACGGATCTTCGCATCGTCACCACCGGATACAGCCAAATGCCCCCCAGGACTGATGGCCGTCTCGAGTACGCGTCCCTCGTGACTCGTCAATTTCTGAATCTCTTCTCCTGTTTCGATATTCCAAAGCCGCAACGTACCGTCGTGTCCAGAGGATAAGAGTTTCGTGCCGTTGTCAGCAAAGTGAACACTTTGGACATCATCCGTATGTCCATCAAAGCGGCGTAACTCCTTGCCTAGATGCACATCCCATAGTCGAACCGTCTTGTCTCCCTTGGGCCATCCGCTGGCGGAAGCCGCTAGCTGGCCATCGGGTGAGAAAGCGAGATCGCGAATCGGGCCTTCATGGCCATGCATCCAGTTGAGTGGGGTGATCGAATGTCGATACGCCGTGCGGTCGCTCGATTCCCAAAGCGTGACTGCGAGCCCTTCGCCACCGGCCGCAACGACGTCACCACCAGGACTCATCGCCAGTGTTCGGGGCAGTACGTCGGGCGTATCTAATGCCAGTACTTGTTCCCCCGTTGCCATATCCCATAGTTTGACAGTACGGTCTTCCGAGCAAGTAAGAAGCCGTTTGCCGTCAGGACTGATGGCCATGTCAGCAATGTTTCGGTTGTGAGCCGTGAACGTTTTCAGCGGCTTACCGGACTTTAGTTCGATCAGATGTACCGATTGATGGACAGCACACGCCAACATTTCATCGTTGGATACAAAGACGGCGTTTGCGGTGCCAATTTGAGGGAACTCCATCACCAGCAACCCCGTTTCGCTTTCCCAGACTTTGCTCCCGAGACTTGAGGCGGCCGCCAGTAGACGACCGTCAGAACTGTAAGTTAGCGACTTGATTTCTTCTCCGCTTCCAGCGAGCGTATGGATTTCCTGCCTCGTTTTCGAGTCCCACACCTGCACCGTGTTGTCGACAGTCCCCGTAACGAGAAAGCGACCATCTGGGCTGAACTCTACTGCGCGAAGCGGACTTTTGCTTTTCAAAAAAGTGTTGATTCTTGATCCGGTCGCTACGTCCCATATCATGACGGTCCGATCTTCACTTGCCGTAGCAATTGAAATGCCATCGGGGCTGAAGGCGAAACTGTTTACCGCACCGGTGTGCCCGGTTAGCCGATGCGATTTGGCGAGAGTCGTCGTGTTCCAAAACTGTACGGCTCCCGGATCGCCAACATTCCACACCGCGGTGTCGACACAAGCCAGCCAACGTTGATCGGGACTAAACTTCATATCGGAAACGGTTTTTTGCTGCCCAGAAAGCAGAATGCTTTCTTGGCTGCTGCTCGCATCCCAGATCTTGATCATGCGATTTCTCGCACACGAAATGATGCGAGCGTCGTCAGGATGAACCACTATGCTGGCCACATCATGAGTGTGTCCCTTGAACACACGCAGCAGTTTGCCCGAGTTCGTATCCCATACGTGCACCGCTTGATCGTTGCCACCACTTACAAGCCGCTGGCCATCACGTTGAAATGCAACGCTAAGAATCTGACCGGCACCTTTCAGAACGATGAGTTCTTTTCCAGTCCCCGTATCGCAGATCTGAATGTCGGTACTCCAACCACTGCAAGCCAGTCGTTTACTATCAGGGCTGAATGCCAGTGCTGTTACTGCACTATAGTTGGAACGCCAATGGGCAGTCGCTTCGCCTGTTTGGTAGTTCCAAAATTCGACATGTCCTCCACGCCTGCCGGTTGCCAGTAAATGACCATCAGGACTAAATCGGATCGCAAGCACCCCGGATTTCGCTTGGGGCTTAACAGATAGTTGCTTCGCCGCATCGATGTCCCACAGACAAATCTCACCGAGTTCGGAATTTTCAAAATCTCCTCCCGCTGATGCGAGTAACTTGCCGTTGGGATGAAAAGACAAAGACTCGATCGGATGCTGATGATCCTGAAGAGAAGTGAGCAGGCGACCGGATTTCACATCCCAAACTCGAACTATCCTATCGGCACCACCACTTGCCAATCTCTTACCATCAGGACTGAACGCAACGCTCAACGTATGACCAGTGACTCCATTGAGCCGAGCAATGTTTTTTCCCGTTTCAATGTCCCATAAATGGAGTTGATTGCCCGCGCTGGCAATGATTGTGCCGTCGGGACTAATGGCCACATCATTCAGCCATGAGTCATGCGAA from Stieleria varia carries:
- a CDS encoding protein kinase domain-containing protein, giving the protein MSDSRMDRREFESVLAEYIELVKAGRFSQANSLLDENPDHADSVRSAIDADEDLRNFMDDVTIAPLTAIRDQNTVEPTMEGFVNPNRSVGAHRQPIAYFGDYELLSEIARGGMGVVYKARQVNLDRIVAIKMILTGQLASDCDVRRFYHEAEASANLQHPGIVPIYEVGEHNGQHFFSMAFVDGPSLAQVLIDGPLTPREAAGIVRQVAETIGYAHSRGVIHRDLKPANILMSRPDSRSSGSSKSTVLLGPTSECPQRAGWYEPLVTDFGLAKHTADTSELTGTGQILGTPSYMPPEQASAKLKEIGPAADVYSLGAVLYSALVGRPPFQSANVVDTLLQVLEQDAVPPRQLNPQVPLDLETICLKCLQKEPKKRYESADALADELGRFVRGEPILARPVGRLERTYRWCARNPGVASLMALVAVVLMIGTIVSSYFAVNEQAARELADSHREQAEQAADEARRSQRTMARHLYVSQMNLAQNAWKNDNVGRTVEMLNSQQPVTDDDEDLRGFEWHYWWNACHSDLLTIDSHDSWLNDVAISPDGTIIASAGNQLHLWDIETGKNIARLNGVTGHTLSVAFSPDGKRLASGGADRIVRVWDVKSGRLLTSLQDHQHPIESLSFHPNGKLLASAGGDFENSELGEICLWDIDAAKQLSVKPQAKSGVLAIRFSPDGHLLATGRRGGHVEFWNYQTGEATAHWRSNYSAVTALAFSPDSKRLACSGWSTDIQICDTGTGKELIVLKGAGQILSVAFQRDGQRLVSGGNDQAVHVWDTNSGKLLRVFKGHTHDVASIVVHPDDARIISCARNRMIKIWDASSSQESILLSGQQKTVSDMKFSPDQRWLACVDTAVWNVGDPGAVQFWNTTTLAKSHRLTGHTGAVNSFAFSPDGISIATASEDRTVMIWDVATGSRINTFLKSKSPLRAVEFSPDGRFLVTGTVDNTVQVWDSKTRQEIHTLAGSGEEIKSLTYSSDGRLLAAASSLGSKVWESETGLLVMEFPQIGTANAVFVSNDEMLACAVHQSVHLIELKSGKPLKTFTAHNRNIADMAISPDGKRLLTCSEDRTVKLWDMATGEQVLALDTPDVLPRTLAMSPGGDVVAAGGEGLAVTLWESSDRTAYRHSITPLNWMHGHEGPIRDLAFSPDGQLAASASGWPKGDKTVRLWDVHLGKELRRFDGHTDDVQSVHFADNGTKLLSSGHDGTLRLWNIETGEEIQKLTSHEGRVLETAISPGGHLAVSGGDDAKIRLWDIEASEKLEDLDRLPDRVLAVAISPTSQHVLAASAELLYLYDVAQRKRIHMLSGHSSPVEDISFSADGQFAASCGGSEAIVWDVAAGQSRCRIATNGVRVFGVKFSQDGMQVIGALGDGTVRIWDAQSGDELYRLSDHHEIAWAITVSPDGRYLLSGGGGKGGASFGNEAGSDHAIRRWEMPRNSSFPARAD
- a CDS encoding Rho termination factor N-terminal domain-containing protein gives rise to the protein MAEWTDKDERQYEHIKDSQLERGKPEDDAKEVAARTVNKQRREDGRTPNQTTQGTGNPNTPLEDRTVDELRNRAAELNIKGRSKMRKSELIEAIRNAS